In Fructilactobacillus cliffordii, a single genomic region encodes these proteins:
- a CDS encoding sugar transferase — translation MTEENSHKKIWLNPSKVQNRPIYFSTKRIMDVFLSCSGLIVLSPILVVIGLLIKFDGSHGAVFYIQERVGKNGHHFKMFKFRSMIPNADQKLAELKNKNEVNGAMFKMKDDPRVTKIGKFIRKYSLDELPQLFNVISGNMSLVGPRPPIPSEVAEYTKYDMQRLMVVPGCTGLWQTTARNSADFAEMVNLDLEYIQKSSFSFDLKMMFDTVKIMIKPNAAY, via the coding sequence TTGACAGAGGAAAATAGTCATAAAAAAATCTGGCTGAATCCTTCAAAAGTACAAAATCGACCAATTTATTTTTCCACTAAACGAATTATGGATGTTTTTTTGAGTTGTTCAGGATTGATTGTACTAAGTCCCATTTTAGTTGTTATCGGGTTACTTATTAAATTTGATGGTTCTCATGGAGCTGTTTTTTACATTCAAGAACGAGTTGGTAAAAACGGTCATCACTTTAAAATGTTTAAATTTCGTTCAATGATTCCTAATGCCGATCAAAAATTGGCCGAACTGAAGAATAAAAATGAAGTTAACGGTGCCATGTTCAAAATGAAAGATGATCCACGAGTAACTAAAATTGGTAAATTTATTCGAAAATACAGTCTGGATGAATTACCGCAATTATTTAACGTTATCAGTGGCAATATGTCTTTAGTAGGTCCACGCCCACCAATTCCTAGTGAAGTAGCTGAGTATACTAAGTATGATATGCAGCGACTGATGGTTGTTCCGGGATGTACAGGGTTATGGCAAACTACCGCTCGAAATAGTGCCGATTTTGCAGAAATGGTTAACCTAGATTTAGAGTACATTCAAAAGAGCTCTTTTTCGTTTGATTTAAAAATGATGTTCGATACCGTAAAGATTATGATAAAGCCCAATGCTGCATACTAA
- a CDS encoding GT-D fold domain-containing glycosyltransferase encodes MKVSVFFDKAINDLIYIPIYQVKYKKKYRSFSIASIEQTIDAIVDDHISLSRFGDGEFKWIHMTEQHSYEKESPELSNRLLEVMNSTDPRIQVALPQAFRDPTILTATKYWEREMGKYGEQWSNDPDPAKHYFNSSVTRPYMDLIDKSVAKYVFDKFKRYLRGKNVLMIEGDQTNFGKGNDLLDQAQNVTRLICPDRNAFESYQSIFSQAISQIKEKQIDLVLVALGPTATILAYDLAKETDKQIIDVGHMDIEYSWYLNGDTKRVPITGKAVNEAD; translated from the coding sequence ATGAAAGTTAGTGTTTTTTTTGATAAAGCCATTAATGATTTAATTTATATTCCTATTTACCAAGTTAAATATAAAAAAAAGTATCGCAGCTTTTCAATTGCAAGCATTGAACAAACAATTGACGCAATTGTTGATGATCATATTTCTCTGAGTCGATTTGGCGATGGAGAATTTAAGTGGATTCATATGACTGAACAGCATTCTTATGAAAAAGAATCCCCGGAATTAAGTAACCGGTTATTAGAAGTCATGAATTCAACTGATCCTCGGATTCAAGTTGCGCTTCCACAAGCTTTTCGGGATCCCACCATTCTGACTGCCACAAAATATTGGGAACGAGAAATGGGTAAGTATGGGGAGCAATGGTCCAATGACCCTGATCCAGCGAAGCATTATTTTAATTCATCTGTTACTAGACCATACATGGATTTGATTGATAAATCCGTGGCTAAATATGTTTTTGATAAATTCAAGCGTTATTTACGAGGTAAGAATGTATTGATGATTGAAGGCGATCAAACTAACTTTGGTAAGGGAAATGATTTGTTAGATCAGGCCCAAAACGTTACGAGATTAATTTGTCCCGATCGTAATGCTTTTGAAAGTTATCAATCAATTTTTTCGCAAGCAATTAGTCAGATTAAAGAAAAGCAAATTGATTTGGTTCTAGTTGCTTTAGGTCCCACTGCTACAATCCTGGCTTACGATTTGGCCAAGGAAACGGATAAGCAAATTATTGACGTTGGACACATGGATATTGAGTATAGTTGGTATTTGAACGGGGACACGAAACGGGTTCCCATTACTGGGAAAGCTGTTAATGAGGCTGATTGA
- a CDS encoding glycosyltransferase, whose amino-acid sequence MKKKIDIICNIEPGGITTVVKHLLTSQSFLQTFNFSLYIFKHSNYTEALKNISQHVKINNATSTSKLKNMQALFNFLVHYDGSALIILGPLQIIVAKLVKLIFRKKYVIISWIQVSQQDPGIKNKFFALKYADYHLAISTGIKKELEQCGVPANRIKVVYNPIEQQAKTISAAEPCKFIYIGRITLDGQKNLRLLLRCFARLHGRWQLDVFGSGKDDAALAELVKQNPKLKDNVTLHGWTEDPFAEIKNANALVLNSNYEGFGMVLAEAMSYGIPCISTDCPVGPSDIIKPGVNGFLYQLGDYATLNSDLQSFVNGNVDFKPQVIKESIDFIYTDEYDKRLLETLKKIV is encoded by the coding sequence TTGAAAAAGAAAATTGACATTATTTGCAATATTGAACCAGGAGGAATTACGACGGTTGTTAAGCATCTGTTGACTAGTCAATCCTTTCTCCAAACGTTCAACTTCTCTCTTTATATTTTCAAACATTCTAACTATACGGAAGCGTTAAAAAATATTAGCCAACATGTAAAGATTAATAATGCAACTAGTACTTCTAAGCTTAAAAACATGCAGGCATTATTTAACTTTTTAGTTCACTATGATGGATCTGCTTTAATTATTTTAGGTCCGCTGCAAATCATTGTAGCTAAATTAGTTAAGCTTATTTTTAGAAAAAAATATGTCATTATTTCGTGGATTCAGGTTTCTCAACAGGATCCTGGGATTAAGAATAAGTTTTTCGCTTTAAAATATGCTGATTATCATTTAGCTATTTCCACGGGAATTAAGAAGGAATTAGAACAATGTGGGGTGCCTGCTAATCGGATTAAAGTTGTTTATAATCCAATTGAGCAACAAGCAAAAACCATTTCTGCGGCGGAACCGTGTAAATTTATTTACATTGGTCGGATTACTTTAGACGGGCAAAAAAATCTACGTCTATTACTACGATGTTTTGCACGTTTGCATGGTCGTTGGCAATTAGACGTTTTTGGAAGTGGAAAAGACGATGCTGCTTTAGCAGAATTAGTTAAACAAAATCCTAAGTTGAAGGATAACGTAACTCTCCACGGGTGGACGGAAGATCCTTTTGCTGAGATTAAAAATGCTAATGCACTGGTTTTAAATTCTAACTATGAAGGATTTGGAATGGTTTTAGCAGAAGCAATGAGCTATGGGATTCCCTGCATTTCCACAGATTGCCCGGTTGGCCCCAGTGACATTATTAAGCCGGGAGTCAATGGATTTCTATATCAATTAGGTGATTATGCGACGTTAAATTCCGATTTACAAAGCTTTGTGAACGGAAATGTGGATTTTAAACCGCAAGTCATTAAAGAATCAATTGATTTTATTTATACTGATGAATATGACAAACGATTGTTAGAAACTTTGAAGAAGATTGTGTAG
- a CDS encoding ATP-dependent Clp protease ATP-binding subunit gives MPSNFGNDPFGNNGMDDLFNSFFNNMGNNPNARYVVNGHELTPEQVAEMRRTGQIPGQTGQHNVTPNQTNQQANQKQESYLDKIGRNLTDEAKQGLLDPVIGRDKEIQETAEILSRRIKNNPILVGDAGVGKTAIVEGLAQKIVNGDVPATIKDKEIISIDLSSLEAGTQYRGAYEENIQKLVKEVEQRKNVILFFDEIHQIVGAGASGDENGGKGLSDILKPALSRGDISIIGATTQDEYRNTIMKDAALARRFNDVVVNAPSKKTTFEILQGIRKSYEEHHQVKLPDDALKAAIDYSEQYIPQRSLPDKAIDLVDMTAAHLAAKHPVTDKVSLEKELQAAKQRKEDNANAENFEAAAKDKARIEELEKQLNNESDNSETPVATPADIAESVERLTGIPVSQMSSDDMERLKGMGSRLKSHIIGQDEAVDAVVNAIRRNRAGFDDGNRPIGSFLFVGPTGVGKTELVKQLAKDMFNNQDSIIRLDMSEYQDETAVSKMIGATAGYVGYNDNGNTLTERVRRNPYSIVLLDEIEKANPQVITLLLQVMDDGRLTDGQGNVVNFKNTVIIATSNAGFGNNSMTKDNDENESIMDRLAPFFRPEFLNRFNAIVEFSHLTKDDLSQIVDLMIQDLNETLARKGMKLAISQDVKDWLMEQGYDEAMGARPLRRVIEQQLRDKIAMYYLDHQDVKDIKAVLDKENDTIKIEADHVAEKTEQ, from the coding sequence ATGCCAAGTAATTTTGGAAATGACCCATTCGGAAACAACGGAATGGATGACTTATTTAACAGCTTTTTTAACAACATGGGGAACAACCCCAATGCTCGTTACGTCGTTAACGGACATGAATTAACTCCAGAACAAGTGGCCGAAATGCGCCGCACTGGTCAGATTCCTGGCCAAACTGGACAACACAATGTCACACCAAATCAAACTAATCAACAAGCAAATCAAAAACAAGAAAGTTACCTTGACAAAATCGGTCGCAACTTAACTGACGAAGCCAAACAAGGTTTACTGGATCCCGTAATTGGTCGGGACAAAGAAATTCAAGAAACTGCCGAAATTTTGAGCCGGCGAATTAAAAACAACCCGATTTTAGTTGGAGATGCCGGAGTTGGTAAAACAGCAATCGTTGAAGGATTGGCACAAAAAATTGTCAATGGTGATGTTCCAGCTACCATCAAGGACAAGGAAATCATTTCAATTGACCTTTCTTCTCTAGAAGCCGGAACTCAATACCGGGGTGCCTACGAAGAAAACATTCAAAAGTTAGTTAAAGAAGTTGAACAACGTAAAAACGTCATTCTCTTCTTTGATGAAATTCACCAAATCGTTGGTGCCGGTGCTTCTGGGGATGAAAATGGTGGCAAGGGGCTTTCTGACATCTTGAAGCCAGCTTTATCTCGTGGTGATATCTCAATCATTGGAGCTACTACCCAAGATGAATACCGAAACACCATCATGAAAGACGCTGCTTTGGCCCGTCGTTTTAATGACGTTGTGGTTAATGCGCCTAGCAAGAAGACGACCTTTGAAATCTTACAAGGAATTCGGAAGTCTTACGAAGAACACCACCAAGTTAAATTACCTGATGATGCTTTGAAGGCTGCCATTGACTACTCAGAACAATACATTCCACAACGATCATTGCCAGACAAGGCCATCGACTTAGTTGACATGACCGCAGCTCACTTAGCTGCTAAACACCCAGTAACTGACAAAGTTAGTCTGGAAAAAGAATTACAAGCCGCAAAGCAACGAAAAGAAGACAACGCTAACGCGGAAAACTTCGAAGCTGCTGCTAAAGACAAAGCTCGGATTGAAGAATTAGAAAAACAATTAAACAATGAGTCTGACAATTCTGAAACTCCAGTGGCCACTCCTGCTGACATTGCTGAATCAGTAGAACGTTTGACTGGAATCCCAGTTTCACAAATGAGTTCAGACGATATGGAACGCTTGAAGGGCATGGGAAGTCGGCTCAAATCACACATCATCGGCCAAGATGAAGCTGTGGATGCCGTTGTTAACGCCATTCGGCGGAACCGGGCTGGTTTTGATGATGGTAACCGTCCCATTGGATCCTTCCTCTTCGTTGGACCAACTGGGGTTGGTAAAACTGAATTAGTAAAACAACTGGCTAAGGATATGTTTAACAACCAAGATTCCATTATCCGGCTGGACATGTCTGAATACCAAGATGAAACCGCAGTTTCTAAGATGATTGGTGCCACCGCTGGATACGTTGGTTACAACGACAACGGTAACACCTTAACGGAACGAGTACGGCGGAATCCTTACTCCATTGTCTTACTTGACGAAATTGAAAAAGCTAACCCCCAAGTAATCACCCTATTACTGCAAGTAATGGATGATGGTCGATTAACTGATGGGCAAGGAAACGTGGTTAACTTCAAGAACACAGTGATTATCGCTACTTCTAACGCTGGATTTGGTAACAACTCCATGACGAAGGATAACGATGAGAACGAAAGCATCATGGATCGTTTAGCTCCATTCTTCCGTCCTGAATTCTTGAACCGATTTAACGCCATCGTAGAATTCTCCCATCTGACGAAAGATGACTTAAGTCAAATCGTGGATCTGATGATTCAGGACTTGAACGAAACTTTGGCTCGCAAGGGCATGAAGTTGGCCATTTCTCAAGATGTCAAAGACTGGTTGATGGAACAAGGTTACGACGAAGCCATGGGCGCTCGGCCATTGCGGAGAGTCATCGAACAACAATTGCGTGACAAGATCGCAATGTACTACCTTGACCACCAAGATGTTAAGGACATCAAGGCCGTGTTGGATAAAGAAAACGACACCATTAAAATTGAAGCAGATCATGTCGCTGAAAAAACTGAACAATAA
- a CDS encoding glycosyltransferase family 2 protein, translated as MAEYEVSVVLTTYNAEKTLKRAFDSIINQKTNHSFEVIIIDDGSSDDTVSMIKDYANQYDNVSYFSQENSGPSIARNNGIDHAQGQYILFSDDDDEYLPDYIEKAMEQVKQNKLVIVGIEKRLQSGEIVKETHSVLEDANDNQQMIKGYLVNNQEFDVGPWNKLFELSVIKQNSLYFINKIFEDSLFILKYLSLINYDEIGFVHTPEYILYKRNGSITNSYEKQLLDRCNKYISDVAEIVQTNQKLPSYFASFKARIYLYYVHRNILTNQSWNGKEQRNFLKSRVSSCSFSDLDNKYRVALLLARFMPNLYIKMYRKKMNGD; from the coding sequence ATGGCTGAATATGAAGTTAGCGTCGTATTAACAACTTATAATGCTGAAAAGACCTTAAAAAGAGCCTTTGATTCCATCATTAATCAGAAAACGAACCATTCGTTTGAAGTAATTATTATTGATGATGGATCAAGTGATGATACGGTTTCGATGATAAAAGATTACGCTAATCAATATGATAATGTTAGCTACTTTTCACAAGAAAATAGTGGGCCATCGATTGCTAGGAATAACGGGATTGATCATGCCCAAGGACAATATATTCTTTTTTCGGACGATGATGACGAATACTTACCTGATTACATTGAAAAAGCGATGGAACAAGTTAAACAGAATAAATTAGTGATTGTTGGAATTGAAAAGCGATTACAAAGCGGTGAAATTGTAAAAGAGACCCATTCAGTTTTAGAGGATGCTAACGATAATCAGCAAATGATTAAAGGTTATTTAGTTAATAACCAGGAATTCGATGTAGGACCTTGGAATAAGCTGTTTGAGTTATCGGTAATTAAACAAAATAGCCTTTACTTTATTAATAAAATTTTCGAAGATAGTTTATTTATTTTAAAATATTTAAGTCTTATTAATTACGATGAAATTGGCTTCGTTCATACTCCGGAGTATATTCTCTATAAAAGAAATGGATCAATTACTAATTCGTATGAAAAACAACTTTTAGATCGTTGTAATAAGTATATTTCTGATGTGGCTGAAATCGTGCAAACCAATCAAAAATTGCCAAGTTATTTTGCTAGTTTTAAAGCCCGGATTTATCTTTATTACGTACACAGAAATATTTTGACTAATCAGTCTTGGAATGGCAAAGAACAACGTAATTTTTTAAAGTCTAGAGTTAGTAGCTGTTCTTTTTCAGATTTAGATAATAAGTATCGTGTAGCTCTTCTATTAGCACGGTTTATGCCTAATCTATACATTAAAATGTATCGTAAGAAAATGAACGGGGATTAG
- the glf gene encoding UDP-galactopyranose mutase yields the protein MTDYLVVGSGLFGATFAYEAAKRGDHVEVIEKRDHIAGNIYTKEVEGIQVHQYGAHIFHTKMKDIWEYVQQFAEFNNYINSPIANYNGEIYNLPFNMNTFSKLWGVQTPAEAQAKIEEQKRNANVPEKPTNLEEQALSLVGTDIYEKLIKGYTEKQWGRKAVDLPSFIIRRIPVRFIYDNNYFSDPYQGIPKGGYTQIVEKMLASDLIDVKLNTDFFAHKDQYLNSGKRIIFTGMIDQFFNYALGELEYRSLRFETELKDVDNYQGNAVVNYTDAETPFTRVIEHKHFEFGKGNKGKTVITHEYPKDWHRGDEPYYPVDNKQNRSLYKQYTDLAAQEADNVVFGGRLGQYRYYNMDQTIMSALRLVKTEFGE from the coding sequence ATGACTGATTATTTAGTAGTTGGTTCAGGTTTATTTGGAGCAACGTTCGCCTATGAAGCAGCTAAGCGTGGTGACCACGTGGAAGTGATTGAGAAACGCGATCACATCGCTGGAAATATCTACACGAAGGAAGTTGAAGGGATTCAGGTTCATCAATACGGAGCACACATTTTCCACACGAAGATGAAAGACATTTGGGAATACGTGCAACAATTTGCTGAATTTAACAATTATATTAACAGCCCGATTGCTAATTATAATGGTGAGATTTATAACTTGCCGTTTAACATGAACACCTTTAGCAAGCTGTGGGGGGTTCAAACTCCTGCAGAAGCTCAGGCTAAAATTGAGGAACAAAAACGCAATGCGAATGTCCCCGAAAAGCCAACGAATTTGGAAGAACAGGCCCTTTCGTTAGTTGGAACAGATATCTACGAAAAATTAATCAAGGGTTACACTGAAAAGCAATGGGGAAGAAAGGCCGTAGATTTGCCATCTTTCATCATTCGGAGAATTCCAGTCCGGTTCATTTACGACAATAATTACTTTAGTGATCCTTATCAAGGAATTCCGAAAGGTGGCTATACCCAAATTGTCGAGAAAATGTTAGCCAGTGACTTGATTGATGTGAAATTGAATACGGACTTCTTTGCTCACAAAGATCAGTACTTAAACTCTGGTAAGCGAATTATTTTTACGGGAATGATTGACCAGTTCTTTAACTATGCCTTAGGGGAGTTAGAGTACCGGAGCTTACGGTTTGAAACTGAATTAAAGGACGTTGATAACTATCAGGGAAACGCAGTAGTTAACTATACTGACGCTGAAACGCCGTTTACACGGGTGATTGAACACAAACACTTTGAATTTGGCAAAGGTAACAAAGGGAAGACGGTTATTACGCATGAATATCCGAAGGACTGGCATCGTGGCGATGAACCGTACTATCCGGTTGACAATAAGCAAAACCGTTCCCTTTACAAGCAGTATACGGATTTGGCTGCTCAAGAAGCTGATAACGTCGTCTTTGGAGGCCGTTTAGGTCAATATCGTTACTACAACATGGATCAAACGATTATGTCAGCCTTACGGTTGGTTAAAACAGAGTTTGGTGAGTAA
- a CDS encoding LCP family protein: MDESRLDRDQRPQRSHRTRNIILTIILVLLVGGIAFGSYKYFAVKNAVNKAYNSAGLQKERDTNALLKNKKPISILLMGTDTGELGRTYKGRTDTMMVVTINPNTHKTLITSIPRDTAVNIPGYPDQSPAKINAAYAYGSAKTAIQTVQKMLNIPIDYYAMINMRGLVQVVDQVGGVTISPELTFDYEGYHFTKGQPTKMDGKKALAYSRMRYDDPRGDFGREQRQRQLLEGVVTKSGSVTSLLNQGFIDSIAKNTQTDLQFSDLSAIATGYLSARKNIENTYLSGQSGEVIGGQDMEVTPQSQLQKTTDQIRNSLDLPKATTGDIALN, from the coding sequence ATGGACGAAAGTCGATTAGATCGTGATCAACGGCCCCAACGATCACATCGAACCCGCAACATTATTTTGACGATTATTTTGGTCCTTTTGGTTGGTGGAATAGCCTTTGGATCTTATAAATACTTTGCTGTCAAAAACGCTGTTAACAAGGCTTATAACAGTGCTGGGTTACAAAAAGAACGTGATACCAATGCATTATTGAAGAACAAAAAACCGATTTCCATTTTACTCATGGGAACCGATACGGGGGAACTGGGTCGGACTTACAAAGGTCGGACGGATACCATGATGGTAGTTACCATCAACCCGAATACACATAAGACGTTGATTACCAGTATTCCACGGGATACGGCGGTTAACATCCCAGGCTATCCAGACCAATCACCCGCTAAGATTAACGCTGCCTATGCTTATGGAAGTGCTAAGACTGCTATTCAGACGGTGCAAAAGATGTTGAATATCCCGATTGATTATTATGCCATGATTAACATGCGTGGGTTAGTGCAAGTGGTTGATCAAGTGGGGGGTGTAACCATCTCTCCTGAATTAACCTTTGATTACGAAGGTTATCATTTTACAAAGGGGCAACCCACTAAAATGGATGGGAAAAAGGCCTTGGCTTACTCCCGGATGCGTTATGACGATCCTCGAGGTGATTTCGGTCGGGAACAGCGCCAACGGCAATTACTTGAAGGGGTAGTTACTAAGAGTGGATCCGTAACTTCATTACTAAATCAAGGTTTCATCGATTCTATTGCTAAAAACACGCAAACCGATTTGCAATTTTCTGATTTATCTGCGATTGCAACCGGCTACCTTTCTGCTCGCAAGAACATTGAAAATACTTACTTAAGTGGTCAGTCTGGAGAGGTAATTGGAGGACAAGATATGGAAGTTACTCCGCAATCACAACTTCAAAAAACAACGGATCAGATTAGAAACAGCTTAGATCTTCCTAAGGCCACCACGGGAGACATTGCTTTAAATTAA
- a CDS encoding polysaccharide biosynthesis C-terminal domain-containing protein, producing MKVIKNYLYNAFYQIFILLVPLVTSPYLARVLGPTGVGINDFTNAVIQFFIIFGSIGVALYGNRQVAYVRNNREKLTNTFYEIFFMRIITIGIAYVAFFIFLSLVHRFQIYYLAQSFSLLAAAFDISWFFQGVENFAVTVLRNLIVKIITLISIFTLVKSYDDLAIYILILSLSALIGNLTLFPSLRRYIGLPNWKNFHLWHHLYPSLVLFIPEIATQIYLYVNKYMLGIMTNVTQAGYFGQSDKIVKMSLAVVTATGMVMLPHVANAFQRGEMDRVRGYLYTTFEFVTALSIPLTFGIAAVARTFVPLFFSTKFMPVIPLMMLESVVIILIAWSNAIGVQYLVPTGQNKAYNYSVIIGAIVNIVANVPLILLIGTVGATLATVLSETCVTIYQVYAIRNQVNLRKLFEGYFKYFIAGVVMFAVVFAIDLKAPDTWLALFVEIMVGMICYALMLIILRPHLIRETLKKLMSRAKN from the coding sequence ATGAAGGTAATTAAAAATTACCTGTACAATGCTTTTTATCAAATTTTCATTTTACTGGTTCCGTTAGTCACGTCTCCTTATTTAGCCCGAGTTTTGGGACCTACAGGAGTGGGAATTAATGATTTTACTAACGCTGTAATTCAGTTTTTTATCATTTTTGGTAGTATTGGCGTGGCATTGTATGGGAACCGTCAAGTTGCATACGTTCGAAATAATCGGGAAAAGTTAACTAATACTTTTTACGAAATCTTTTTCATGCGGATTATTACGATTGGAATTGCGTATGTTGCATTCTTTATTTTTCTTTCGTTAGTACATCGGTTTCAAATTTATTACTTAGCTCAATCATTTTCTTTACTGGCTGCTGCATTTGATATCTCATGGTTTTTCCAGGGGGTAGAAAATTTTGCTGTAACGGTATTACGAAACCTAATCGTAAAGATTATTACATTGATTAGCATCTTTACCTTGGTGAAATCATATGATGATTTAGCTATTTATATATTGATACTATCTCTTTCTGCTTTGATCGGGAACTTAACTTTATTCCCGAGTTTGCGTCGTTATATCGGACTGCCAAACTGGAAAAATTTTCATCTCTGGCACCATTTATACCCATCACTGGTGCTTTTTATCCCAGAAATTGCAACGCAAATTTACCTGTACGTTAATAAGTACATGTTAGGAATAATGACGAACGTAACGCAAGCAGGGTATTTTGGGCAATCAGATAAAATTGTCAAAATGTCCCTGGCGGTTGTAACTGCCACGGGAATGGTAATGCTGCCCCATGTTGCCAATGCGTTTCAACGGGGAGAAATGGATCGGGTTCGGGGTTATCTATATACTACTTTTGAATTTGTGACCGCGCTTTCCATTCCATTAACCTTTGGAATTGCTGCTGTGGCACGAACTTTTGTACCATTGTTTTTCTCAACCAAATTTATGCCAGTGATTCCTTTAATGATGTTGGAATCGGTTGTAATCATTTTGATTGCTTGGAGTAATGCAATTGGGGTGCAATATTTAGTCCCAACTGGACAAAATAAAGCTTATAATTATTCCGTAATTATTGGTGCTATTGTTAATATTGTTGCAAATGTTCCTTTGATTTTATTAATTGGAACGGTTGGAGCTACTTTGGCAACTGTTTTATCCGAAACTTGTGTTACCATCTATCAGGTTTATGCAATTCGGAATCAAGTTAATCTCAGAAAACTATTTGAAGGTTATTTTAAGTACTTTATTGCTGGAGTAGTAATGTTTGCAGTGGTGTTTGCGATTGATTTGAAAGCTCCAGATACGTGGCTGGCTCTTTTTGTGGAAATCATGGTTGGAATGATTTGTTATGCATTGATGTTAATCATTTTGCGACCCCACTTGATTCGAGAAACACTTAAAAAGTTAATGTCTAGAGCCAAAAACTAA
- a CDS encoding DUF4422 domain-containing protein, giving the protein MTPKILVASHKEAPMPADHNLYLPVLVGADFNYKGQRGFQLDNQGENISAKNPNYNELTAVYWAWKNLKNVDAVGLVHYRRFFSEERKRSLDDVLTEAQVEKLLQKAPVVLPKKRHYYIETIKSHYLHSHYQHPLDVTREVIATNYPEYLATFDRVMKRRSAHMFNMFIMKKDYFDSYCNWMFSVLADVEKQIDISSYSTQEARVFGYLSELLMDVWIDTNHVHYVECNWIQIGDRQLVKKAYGFLKRKLFSNVGNDNTHY; this is encoded by the coding sequence ATGACACCCAAAATTTTAGTTGCATCGCATAAAGAGGCTCCGATGCCAGCTGATCACAATTTATATTTACCAGTTTTAGTTGGAGCAGATTTCAACTATAAGGGACAGCGAGGGTTTCAGCTAGATAATCAAGGTGAAAACATCTCTGCCAAGAATCCTAATTATAATGAGTTAACGGCAGTTTATTGGGCATGGAAAAATTTAAAAAATGTTGATGCAGTAGGGTTAGTCCACTATCGACGTTTTTTTAGTGAAGAACGAAAGAGAAGTTTAGATGATGTTTTAACTGAAGCACAGGTAGAAAAACTATTGCAAAAAGCTCCAGTGGTTCTACCTAAAAAACGACATTACTACATAGAAACGATTAAATCTCATTATTTACATTCTCATTATCAACATCCATTAGATGTTACCAGAGAAGTGATTGCTACTAATTATCCTGAATATTTAGCTACATTTGATCGGGTGATGAAACGGCGTTCAGCCCACATGTTTAACATGTTCATTATGAAAAAAGATTATTTTGATTCGTATTGTAACTGGATGTTTTCTGTTTTAGCTGATGTGGAAAAACAAATTGACATTTCTAGCTATTCAACGCAGGAAGCCCGGGTATTTGGGTATCTATCTGAGTTATTAATGGACGTTTGGATTGATACTAATCACGTTCACTACGTTGAATGCAATTGGATTCAAATTGGAGACCGGCAATTGGTGAAAAAGGCCTATGGCTTCCTAAAGCGTAAGTTATTTAGTAACGTTGGCAATGATAATACCCACTATTAG